The following coding sequences lie in one Lytechinus pictus isolate F3 Inbred unplaced genomic scaffold, Lp3.0 scaffold_20, whole genome shotgun sequence genomic window:
- the LOC135157870 gene encoding muscarinic acetylcholine receptor M5-like: MEGSIAYYGPTYQSDRGHGTPIIDQMTSSSNTTSDDDITDYQPSIAWLAIVPLVVGTITIATVVGNALVMVAFCKDPRIHSRVASLLILNLAISDFIIGLVVLSVNLSWITWNEWLGGEFWLLGEVFCKIWLIIDNTATLLSVFTIILISLDRYWLLTKKLHYQTFQTRKRVLVTITILWVSTAVVFTILAVGWPYFTGERNVDFSKECELDMAYNVYATIAQLICEFIIPLIIIIGLNIAVYIKIRKRAEGLSQLKTRSVDHSKRQQKVDTVEMNRLSSPIESPVSLSHISLVNTSASNHELREQVNESSFVNGDVKDYQTMPCDRELSKTLNSVAEAQKRRREFARHRRAATVLGILVSVFIACWLPYQIANIVNAICDECISDLVWEIVNNILWCNSFINPFLYAATNVHFRRNFIILLGLRKCRCFRATMQVEARPSSTVEQIRPRYRNTQEK; encoded by the coding sequence ATGGAAGGGTCTATTGCCTATTACGGGCCAACCTATCAATCCGACAGAGGGCATGGGACACCGATCATTGAtcaaatgacgtcatcatccaaTACGACCTCCGATGATGACATCACAGATTATCAACCATCCATCGCGTGGTTGGCCATCGTACCGCTCGTCGTGGGGACGATCACGATCGCCACAGTGGTTGGCAACGCACTCGTGATGGTGGCTTTCTGCAAGGATCCCCGCATCCACAGCCGCGTCGCCAGCCTGCTCATCTTAAACCTCGCCATTTCTGATTTCATCATCGGATTAGTGGTGCTCAGTGTTAACCTTTCTTGGATAACGTGGAACGAGTGGCTTGGCGGGGAGTTCTGGCTTCTGGGAGAAGTCTTCTGCAAGATTTGGCTGATCATCGACAACACGGCCACACTGTTGTCCGTATTCACGATCATCCTCATCAGCCTCGATCGCTACTGGCTGCTCACAAAGAAACTCCATTATCAGACTTTCCAAACGCGGAAGCGTGTCTTGGTGACGATAACCATCCTTTGGGTCTCAACCGCGGTTGTCTTCACCATCCTTGCGGTCGGTTGGCCGTACTTCACCGGTGAACGCAACGTCGATTTCAGTAAAGAATGTGAACTAGACATGGCTTACAACGTATACGCTACAATCGCGCAGTTGATTTGCGAGTTCATTATACCTCTCATAATCATTATTGGTCTGAACATCGCGgtttatattaaaataagaaaacGCGCAGAGGGCTTGAGTCAATTGAAGACAAGAAGTGTAGATCATTCTAAACGACAACAGAAGGTAGATACAGTAGAAATGAACCGGTTATCATCTCCTATCGAGTCTCCAGTTTCTTTATCCCATATCAGTCTAGTAAACACATCCGCTTCGAACCATGAACTACGAGAACAAGTCAACGAATCATCTTTTGTCAACGGTGATGTCAAAGACTATCAAACGATGCCTTGCGACCGCGAACTTTCAAAGACTTTGAACAGCGTCGCAGAAGCGCAGAAACGCAGACGGGAGTTCGCGCGTCATCGACGCGCAGCGACAGTACTTGGAATTTTGGTGTCAGTGTTCATAGCGTGCTGGCTCCCATATCAAATTGCAAACATCGTCAACGCCATTTGTGACGAGTGCATATCGGATCTTGTCTGGGAAATAGTAAATAATATCTTATGGTGCAATTCGTTCATCAACCCTTTCTTATACGCCGCCACCAACGTTCACTTCAGGAGAAATTTCATTATTCTGCTTGGGCTTCGTAAGTGCCGTTGTTTCAGAGCAACCATGCAGGTGGAAGCTCGACCAAGCTCAACGGTTGAACAAATCAGACCGAGATATCGTAATACGCAAGAAAAGTAA